TTGTAACAGTTCAATCGTTACCCGAATATACGACCATCGAGACTTTTGCATCAGAGGTCTTTAATCAACTAGGGATTGGACAAGCTGATAAAAATAATGGTGTTTTGTATGTGATGTCAATTGATGATCGTAAAACTAGAATAGAGGTAGGCTATGGGTTAGAAACTATAGTGTCAGACGCAAAGGCTGGTTCAATTCTTGATGATGAAGATACGGTAGCTGATTTTAAAGATAAAGCGTATGATCAAGGCGTTAATCGTATCATAGATCAGCTATACACCCAAATTGGTTCTATTACGCCTGAATATGATTTGAAAATAGAGGATGCCAAAGAACGATTAAGTAATGCGAAAGCCGCAATTATTGTTCTTGTTGTTTCTATTTTTATTTGCCTGTTAAATGGAGCCTTTTTTGTGATACAAGCGAAGAAATTAAAGCAAAGAATGAATCAATTATTAGATAAAGAGATCTATTATTTGTACCTGTCAGCTCCTATTTTTATTTTCACTATTCGTGGTCTTAAAAAAATGATCAGTACTGGGCAAGTCATGTCGAAGCATCCAAGTGCTAAGCGTAAAGGGACAACTATTTTAGTAGGAAATCGTTTATATGATTCTGGTGGTTACTTAATTACACGAGATTATGCTTCATATAGTTCTTCTTCTAGTGATAGTGGTTCTTCAAGCGATTCATTTGGCGGAGGTTCATCTGGAGGTGGAGGGGCTTCTGGTGGGTGGTGACAGGTAGCAAGTGACAACTTTTAAAGCGTGAAGTATTCCTATGCAATAGTAGCGGTATTACATAGGGATACTTTACGATTTGATATATATTCATTCCACTCAGAAAGAAAATCTCTTTTTCAATTATTTTACAGCGCCATTGCTCATACCTGCAATAATGTTTCTTTGGAA
The DNA window shown above is from Enterococcus sp. 12C11_DIV0727 and carries:
- a CDS encoding TPM domain-containing protein → MKKVKKEQRSVSLNWYKRYKKRFSIGYVIACFSLVIGIIFSILLFLLVLLAISDYNDSKKQINELTEERLALREKIQHSATDDQLKKFEQTQAGLTSGWSNNEDNYIVEVDGQEIVIDRNNIFVSDNAKVLKNDTKKKIYQINKEFSQFNDGQQFMIVTVQSLPEYTTIETFASEVFNQLGIGQADKNNGVLYVMSIDDRKTRIEVGYGLETIVSDAKAGSILDDEDTVADFKDKAYDQGVNRIIDQLYTQIGSITPEYDLKIEDAKERLSNAKAAIIVLVVSIFICLLNGAFFVIQAKKLKQRMNQLLDKEIYYLYLSAPIFIFTIRGLKKMISTGQVMSKHPSAKRKGTTILVGNRLYDSGGYLITRDYASYSSSSSDSGSSSDSFGGGSSGGGGASGGW